The sequence below is a genomic window from Tubulanus polymorphus chromosome 1, tnTubPoly1.2, whole genome shotgun sequence.
TTTTTACCTATGTTGCTGTATAACAGACATGGCGGTTGTGGCTGAGGCAGGACTTGGATGGTTTGCTGAGGTGATAGATGTCAAAGCTACTGCACTATCCGGCTTTAAAGCGATATCAAATGGACTGCAACTTGAATTCGTCGGAGTTTCAGCGGAACTTAATCCATCGTGAGAAGAGATAGACTTAGGGCTGATTTTTGAGTTGATATTTTTACTACAGGACGGCCATGTTGGATTGGTGCGATCACTGAACAAATTTGTCGCTGTTAATCCGTTATTAGTTTGTTGATTTGGAAGTGACGATATCCGATTCTGAGGACTAGACATTCGATTGCTATTTATTGGACTTTGAATCACTGAGACAGCGTGTTTCGGGTCAGATTTGACGAGTTCCTTGTGATGATTTTGAGGCAAATGCAGTCCCTGATCGTAGGCGCGTTCGTGTATGGTATTAGTACTACTCGGATGGAACAGTGAACAAGAGTTTGAATTCGGTACTGAACTGTACTGCTGGGCACAACTCAAGAAATTATTATGATGCGAAGATAACACAGATGAATTCATTACCGATGATTTAAAGTCTAATGATGATTTATGAGATAATCTGTCTGTCGAATAATCGGCATATTTTTTCAGTTCGTCGTATTTTTGTATATCATGACCTAACTGTCTTTTTCCTATATCGAGACCATAGTTGCATGAACTGACCGTATCGTATCCGTATTTACTGAAGTCGTAGCTATATTTCGATGCCTGAGACATCAAGTCGTAGCCATTGCCGTATTGTAAAGTAGTTTGATAATTTCTCGGTTCGAGGTAGTACCCGTTCGGGTAACTGTTCGAATAGCTATGTTTGTCTGATTCTAACCGGAATGTATCGGGGTATACCCCAGTGGTAAACGCGTGATAGCTATGGTATAGTTCGTTATCCAGACCGAAGTTAGTGCCGCTATAAGGATACATGAGATCGGCTTTGATGTCTCCGTTTTGGCATGTCGGATAGCCATTTATGGGCGAAAACGCCGGGTAACTATTGATTCCGTTAAAGACCTCTCGATACGGATGTTTCCGCTTGCGTCCTGTTGATAAATAGTCCCGGAATTGAGATTTTGATTTCTTGCTCTTAGATTTGATCTTCGTTAGAGGATCATCTTCAGTCGGAGGGAATGTTGAATCACTATCCAGAAGAGGATATGGCAACTTAAACTCTGTTCCACGCTTGCCGAATAAATCTTTGCCCTCATCATCCCTGGAAAAATATCacacaattcattttcaaactgatTTTATACTGGAATATTGTAAATAAGACTTGTATTTGATGATAAAGGCTTACGTCAAGTGTCTGTGAGTGGAGATCACGAAGTCCGGTTTACTATTCTTATAAACAACTTTCGAACTAGTCTGCAACCAAATCCATTGATAATCTTTAGCAATCAGACGGTAGGCTATCAACCCTGAACTTCCAGTTTTAATTACTGAAAAACAATCAGATTCACGACATGATCACACGCATAATGTCTATTCTATACGGCGCTTTAATGTCCGCGCGAATACGCGCTGAAGTGTCCGATAGGCAGCTTATTGGTTCCAATTCCAAACATTAGAGTAATGTGACAACGTTTTCCCTTTGGGCTCTAAACTGTTCCTACGTTTCTCAAAGTGTAAGTTGTCTTGGGACTTATTACAGCAAGAGGCggtgttaattaatgaatacAGCGCGACTCGTTATTGCTGCAGCGTATAATGTTCTCCATCTGTAACAATTAGTTTGCtgtcattagaaaatgattatttcgtTTATGACTGACTACAAACTGCAGTCATCTGATACTTTATAAAGGTGACTAAGTACTGATGACGACACATTTCTACCTGTCTGTACATTTTCTTAAGAAATAAACTACCCGATGTATATACCGACGAATACAATACCAAAGAAATACTATACATGGTCAGTAGCAATAATTTGCTGGTATTTTGCGTTGAAACCGAAATCTATTCAACGATTTCGGGAGGTTTTTTACTTAAAGATGTTTTACACCAGCATTGATTCTTACATTCTTGATGAGCGGCGGCGTAATAGCTTAAATCGTCCGGATGAATCAGATCATAACCTCCTTTTGCCTGAAGTTCTTTGTCCGAGTAACCAAATAACATCCGTcctctgaaaatcattatGGAGAGTTATGTGTAGATGGCAGCAAGAGTCTGAGACATACCGTCGTCATAAATTAACATTATACATGCTTATAATACGACACTTTACTCCCGCTGATTTCGTAGCAAGATAGAATACCTTTGGTCGATGGAAACCGGGGAGAGATCCATtttatgttttgttttgaaggTGAATTCGCGGACTGGTGAATCGAGTAATGGTAACGGACCAAATGGGCAACACACGGCAAACAGTGCTAATGGTGGTTCCTCGGGTTTCACTATTTGTCCATGGAGCATTCTTATCCTGCCACTGATTTCAAgtgtctgaaaaaaaaacgaattcgtcaaaattatgaatttcttATCGTACACATGCTAGAACACAATGTGTTTActtatatatatcatatacttACGATGAAACCTGAAGTGTTGTCCAAAAGACACCTGAATCTGACTGTAAAATTCCGTTGAAGCAAATGAGCATTTTCTAGAAAGATAACACCGCATTCTTATTAGCAAATAGAACttgatgataatgaattttgcaaaatGATCGTTTGAATCATCTTTACTTTACCTGGGAGCAAAACTTCTTGAAATGTCATATCACGTTTATCAGGAGGAAGTTGTGAGTCCCATTGTAACTGTGTTTTGAATTCTTCTCGATCTTCTGAATGAATCAGTTCCATCACACTTTGGTGAATGATGTCAGACTGaaattaacaagaaaacaacgaataatatttataatattttcattctctaTCCCATCTCAGTCCAGAttcgattttctattttcccgAATAATAGTCAAGAGGCAAGAGAAGAACATTGGACGAAGAATCTCAGCTACGATGCAAGATTTGAACCCAGATTTAATGGATGACCATTGACCACTCAGCTTCTACAACATCAGGTTCTTCTTAAGCGAAATTAACAGCATTCATTTTTTCAGTCCACTCGGGTATTATTATAGCAGGATCGATTTATCATTTTCCTGAATGTGGGGGaaaatacaaaagaaaaacattcgaCGAAGAACCACAACTACCAACTAtgcaggattcgaacccatggACACTTTAGATTGTGATCTCCGCTCCAACAATATTCTGATAAATGACAGATTCTTCTTACGTAGTGCGTGGACTAATTGCATTCGATTTCTTAGCATTTTTTACCGCTTACCCATCAAATACAGATGGACACCAGTTGAACAAACATCCATTGAATATTCATTGATATATGTAGTACTTTTATAGCGCATTAGTGGAATTTTACGATTCAGCTTTAAATATCATCGTCTCtcgtaataaatcaatttctaaGGTGATTTTTATCGATGACAACTttcattttatcttttgattatAGCTggtaatgacatcatcactgTTGTGGATGAGTGTAAGATATAATAAATGGCCAAGATAAATTCTACACTGGTGATATGCTGCCATATCATAATGAGACACCTGCTTAGGCAGTTTGTGGCTTCTATAATTTGCAAAATGCTCGATTGTTTCTaggtaattaattattttgtgGCATCAATTAAATCAGACCTAACTAATGGCAGTAATTTATCAGCCGTTGACAGTTCCACCTGTACCTAGATTCAGCCACCATAAAATATCTTAGAATTATAGCTGTTTTTTGAAGCAATGTAGAGAAGCTAGTAGACACATGACACTATCTACCACAACAGTTTTATCATTGATGGTTGTATTATTCTTTTACTGCACATATTTATCATCTTGTGCACGAACAAAGGTTCCTTATTTGATGGCAGGAAGTCCAGGGTCTAGCTGACGTGCGTCACAACATCGACGGGCGccgattttttttcatacaatatctcacaattttgaagaaatattctAACGACCATAGCAACactttgaataaaatatatcattaaAAAACTACGAAATTTTTGTGAATATTTCGATTTTCGCGGACACAGTTTGGTAACGCAACAAAGGACGGATATTTCAAAGTTTCTTTCAGATTCGAATATTTTCATACCTAATAAACTGCGAAAATCTTGTGACAAATAAATTTGTCATGCTATTTAATTTTTGACGTGGCTAATTCATCCATTAACTCAGCCTCAGTTTATAAAGGCAATTAATCTACAAAGCATTGACATATAGATTTAGAATGCAGTGGATTTTGCTGTC
It includes:
- the LOC141912623 gene encoding uncharacterized protein LOC141912623; this encodes MVDDWVIKTMYATKRRRRSVKSVKPPMKDPPKSNPSKRHRERLNGELDTLASLLPFEQSIISKLDKLSILRLSVSYLRTKAYFQAVLHDRYGLDSHLTTRSHLYPEPGFSEGDSLLQALNGFVFLVTCDGEVFFSSRTVEQYLGFHQSDIIHQSVMELIHSEDREEFKTQLQWDSQLPPDKRDMTFQEVLLPENAHLLQRNFTVRFRCLLDNTSGFITLEISGRIRMLHGQIVKPEEPPLALFAVCCPFGPLPLLDSPVREFTFKTKHKMDLSPVSIDQRGRMLFGYSDKELQAKGGYDLIHPDDLSYYAAAHQELIKTGSSGLIAYRLIAKDYQWIWLQTSSKVVYKNSKPDFVISTHRHLTDDEGKDLFGKRGTEFKLPYPLLDSDSTFPPTEDDPLTKIKSKSKKSKSQFRDYLSTGRKRKHPYREVFNGINSYPAFSPINGYPTCQNGDIKADLMYPYSGTNFGLDNELYHSYHAFTTGVYPDTFRLESDKHSYSNSYPNGYYLEPRNYQTTLQYGNGYDLMSQASKYSYDFSKYGYDTVSSCNYGLDIGKRQLGHDIQKYDELKKYADYSTDRLSHKSSLDFKSSVMNSSVLSSHHNNFLSCAQQYSSVPNSNSCSLFHPSSTNTIHERAYDQGLHLPQNHHKELVKSDPKHAVSVIQSPINSNRMSSPQNRISSLPNQQTNNGLTATNLFSDRTNPTWPSCSKNINSKISPKSISSHDGLSSAETPTNSSCSPFDIALKPDSAVALTSITSANHPSPASATTAMSVIQQHRSCEKQQTAVGGSIAVPVVKSPSWLHHLPTHHPYSDWSMDPLGPGQQRVLASGLMKGHDDNANPLLAFSEVTHTLLNGD